A stretch of DNA from Magnetococcales bacterium:
GGAAGACAAAACCGCGGCCATCATCGTCTGGTGTACCGCTCCCGACACTGCGGTGGCCGATACCCTGGCCAGCACGCTGGTTCAGGAGGGACTGGCGGCTTGTGTGCATGTTTTCCCGGCTGGTCAATCGATTTATACCTGGGAAGGAAAACTGGAAAAAAATGTTGAAAATGTGCTGATGATCAAATCCCGGCAGCCATTGTA
This window harbors:
- a CDS encoding divalent-cation tolerance protein CutA, with protein sequence MEDKTAAIIVWCTAPDTAVADTLASTLVQEGLAACVHVFPAGQSIYTWEGKLEKNVENVLMIKSRQPLYPQLQTRLRELHPYQVPEILMVPVRDGLPDYLSWLVQVTPGPENV